One part of the Amyelois transitella isolate CPQ chromosome 10, ilAmyTran1.1, whole genome shotgun sequence genome encodes these proteins:
- the LOC132902188 gene encoding uncharacterized protein LOC132902188 — protein sequence MASKKTTIPQEGTDSQGVGESLPTPSGVGCPTVSGGGTYRQRDASPSQLSTRSTSRGSLILAPTSDEDYDSLPEATMMEDLKDGRGSVPRKRKALEGPTLRSRGPKINTATRGRHAGRRTQTSPPKRRAENIEEDTLPEKGAKFSEPKRGRAPAKATSAGLSQAKARLSQMASEFAEFEDEADRAAGYLKDPQENTSEASIVDGQLEVVRKAARTVLEEAKKSGNLKGTTWAKMKAACAEILAAADKISDRGEEAEAIRKMAADNKRMREELALLRQETKALRTAFSERKAPNAETLDSTADIMAQVDRSMRSFGESLTRDLFLSLGGMMNDRIKELEKRAIVAPQEVLRPPLAADRRNKEAGKAHDAKKVKAPIQPGNVGAVAGSTLMPPARPGPAPKAPKATTAKAQQAPSQDASGAPPQEEPSPSSSWTEVVKKGKNKGKGKKSSPPEVDGAAPRPTAPAPVKRQYALPKSTAVVVTLKSGATVDYKTVMGRVTTIKLATVGVDHVAVRSTATGARIIEIPGNDSSVVADNLADKIRDLVGDVAEVTRPYKTAQIKISGFDESITPETLRNEVSLAGKCPPEHVKVGQIRMTRDFTGAVIVTCPVAVANALVADGRILIGWSSAKITGLEPLPMRCFRCMGLGHTRALCPSPVDRSELCHRCGKTGHLTQQCVEKEPWCAVCHHAKLPAKHTMGGKACNPPRTRGRLEPTGLKRVGNTMEH from the coding sequence ATGGCGTCTAAGAAAACTACAATACCCCAGGAGGGTACCGACTCCCAAGGAGTCGGAGAATCCCTCCCCACGCCTTCGGGCGTGGGCTGCCCCACCGTATCTGGGGGGGGCACTTACCGCCAGAGGGACGCAAGTCCCTCCCAATTGTCGACACGGTCGACGAGCCGAGGGTCGCTAATCCTCGCGCCGACATCCGACGAGGACTACGACAGCCTTCCGGAAGCCACAATGATGGAAGACCTCAAGGACGGCAGGGGCAGTGTTCCCCGCAAACGGAAGGCGCTGGAGGGGCCTACACTAAGATCGCGAGGCCCCAAAATCAACACAGCCACGAGGGGCCGTCACGCTGGTCGGCGCACACAAACTTCGCCACCAAAGAGGAGGGCCGAAAACATTGAGGAGGACACGCTCCCTGAAAAGGGTGCAAAATTTAGCGAGCCCAAAAGAGGGCGTGCGCCGGCAAAGGCGACCAGTGCGGGGCTGAGCCAGGCTAAGGCCAGGCTATCACAAATGGCGTCGGAATTCGCCGAATTCGAAGATGAGGCGGACAGAGCGGCGGGTTATTTAAAAGATCCCCAAGAGAACACCAGTGAGGCCTCAATAGTGGACGGTCAACTGGAGGTGGTGCGCAAGGCGGCTCGAACCGTACTTGAGGAGGCCAAGAAGTCGGGCAACCTCAAGGGGACAACTTGGGCGAAAATGAAGGCCGCCTGTGCCGAGATCCTCGCAGCGGCGGATAAAATCTCGGACCGAGGCGAAGAGGCAGAGGCCATCCGCAAAATGGCGGCCGACAACAAGAGAATGCGGGAGGAGTTGGCGCTGCTCAGGCAGGAGACCAAAGCCCTCCGTACCGCATTCTCGGAGAGGAAGGCCCCCAATGCGGAGACCCTAGACTCGACGGCCGATATTATGGCCCAAGTTGACCGCTCCATGCGGTCGTTCGGAGAGTCCCTCACCAGGGACCTTTTCCTCTCTCTGGGGGGAATGATGAATGACCGCATAAAGGAGCTAGAAAAGAGGGCTATTGTTGCCCCTCAGGAGGTGCTGCGTCCACCACTTGCGGCTGACCGTCGCAATAAGGAGGCTGGAAAGGCCCATGATGCCAAAAAAGTTAAGGCACCCATACAACCCGGAAATGTGGGGGCAGTTGCAGGTTCCACCCTGATGCCCCCGGCAAGACCTGGCCCGGCGCCCAAAGCGCCTAAAGCCACAACGGCAAAGGCCCAGCAAGCTCCCTCACAGGATGCTTCTGGCGCCCCACCCCAGGAGGAACCCTCCCCCTCCTCCTCTTGGACGGAGGTAGTGaaaaaagggaaaaataaGGGGAAGGGGAAAAAATCCTCCCCCCCTGAGGTGGATGGTGCGGCTCCTCGCCCTACGGCCCCCGCACCGGTCAAGCGGCAGTATGCCCTTCCCAAATCGACGGCTGTGGTGGTGACTCTCAAGTCGGGTGCCACAGTCGACTACAAAACGGTGATGGGAAGGGTCACCACTATAAAACTGGCGACCGTGGGTGTGGATCACGTGGCGGTGAGGAGTACGGCGACGGGCGCCAGAATCATCGAGATTCCCGGAAACGACAGCAGCGTTGTCGCTGACAACCTTGCTGACAAAATCCGGGACCTGGTGGGGGATGTGGCCGAGGTCACGAGGCCGTACAAAACGGCCCAAATTAAAATCTCCGGGTTTGATGAATCAATCACCCCGGAGACCTTGCGGAATGAGGTGTCCCTGGCTGGCAAATGTCCACCGGAACATGTAAAGGTGGGGCAGATCCGAATGACACGGGACTTTACCGGGGCTGTCATCGTGACCTGCCCAGTAGCCGTGGCCAACGCCCTCGTGGCAGACGGCCGTATATTGATCGGTTGGTCGTCTGCCAAAATCACTGGCCTGGAACCCCTGCCCATGCGCTGTTTCAGGTGCATGGGTTTGGGCCATACGAGGGCGCTGTGCCCATCACCGGTGGACAGGTCGGAACTTTGCCACAGATGCGGGAAAACGGGGCACCTCACACAGCAATGTGTTGAGAAGGAGCCCTGGTGCGCGGTGTGCCATCATGCCAAACTCCCGGCGAAGCACACAATGGGAGGGAAGGCGTGTAACCCCCCGCGCACCAGGGGACGACTGGAGCCCACCGGGCTAAAAAGAGTAGGCAACACAATGGAGCACTAA